Proteins found in one Polyodon spathula isolate WHYD16114869_AA chromosome 10, ASM1765450v1, whole genome shotgun sequence genomic segment:
- the LOC121321607 gene encoding coiled-coil domain-containing protein 63-like isoform X2 has protein sequence MGKPNKKDPASKKLVTRRYNNNDADSDNEGETEMLSLKLRYHNLEGNKQAYEKETQEEIRRQRQLIRQLQEEREEISTNLKGASGKNGVTQEHKTTGAIRSLLEKGDDIDAKIAEEKQRHSELDEEGNSKFSSLLSANSKLREEIETMRVEKEKFQLLYKKLQKTMEEVRQESRGVLDEATEAYHTREEAQARIIRVNEQQEKDMELYNAEIREMQRELSHAQKVEHFLQEKKKEREPDDNFLEAEKKRETKERERKIEHQIALNKYEEAVEKLNEIIEKGAKKRDMSQRQMSKSDNKNGYEGAAEEERKRLWDLATRRKSTILSPFFKDSAGDGDSERKLRRVIEHRRKSTIMGTTTEDQERLRELMKKALEHQDKLEEKDSLDSDAELFYNVYMEREDMNFALFNYVTEQTSDIDSIQEQIEQLKMNISFLRDKDFAVSDEHKNIMKELELKTTEATEASNKSETEVGRREKIWGQIKTAVHNLGKKIGVNTTEFSVTLGGTDEPTNHNIITYLGIVEQRASEILAACSYRKYQDAERSEDTSTSVLEFLGVSPPKAMPEYEVQLPSTGLLDSEDEEMTGDHLRPLSKAELQQKALQSIQMKEDGSKDKNEKTIHEKNSNTNRRTKVN, from the exons GTGAGACTGAAATGCTTTCTCTGAAGCTTCGTTATCATAACCTTGAAGGCAATAAGCAAGCCTATGAGAAAGAAACTCAAGAAGAGATCAGAAGGCAGAG ACAGTTGATTCGACAACTTCAAGAAGAAAGGGAAGAAATTTCAACTAACCTGAAGGGAGCAAGTGGCAAAAATGGTGTAACTCAGGAACACAAAACAACCGGAGCAATACGATCTCTGCTTGAGAAAGGAGATGATATTGATGCCAAAAttgcagaagaaaaacaaaggcaTTCAGAACTTGATGAAGAG GGAAATAGCAAGTTCAGCTCTTTGTTATCAGCAAATTCCAAGCTACGGGAAGAAATCGAAACCATGCGGGTGGAGAAAGAAAAGTTTCAGCTTCTGTACAAAAAGCTGCAAAAG ACAATGGAGGAAGTGCGACAAGAATCAAGGGGAGTTCTTGATGAGGCAACTGAAGCTTATCACACAAg AGAAGAGGCTCAGGCTAGAATTATTCGAGTTAATGAACAGCAGGAAAAAGACATGGAGCTGTACAATGCAGAAATaagggagatgcagagagaactAAGCCACGCTCAAAAGGTCGAACATTTCCTCCAGGAGAAGAAAAAGGAACGAGAACCAGATGACAATTTCCTTGAAGCTGAAAAGAAAAGAG AGACCAAGGAGCGAGAACGGAAGATTGAACACCAGATAGCGCTAAATAAGTACGAAGAAGCTGTTGAAAAACTCAACGAAATCATTGAAAAGGGTGCCAAGAAGAGAGATATGAGTCAGCGACAAATGAGCAAATCTGACAACAAAAATGGCTATGAAGGGGCAGCAGAAGAGGAAAGGAAGCGTTTGTGGGATTTAG CTACCAGAAGAAAGTCCACCATATTAAGCCCATTCTTTAAAGACTCTGCTGGAGATGGTGACTCTGAGAGGAAGCTAAGGAGGGTGATTGAACACAGACGGAAATCCACCATAATGGGAACCACAACAGAGGATCAGGAGAGACTAAGAGAGCTAATGAAGAAAGCCTTGGAGCATCAGGATAAACTGGAGGAAAAAGACTCACTGGACTCTGATGCTGAACTATTCTATAATGTGTACATGGAAA GGGAAGACATGAACTTTGCACTTTTTAACTATGTCACAGAGCAGACCAGTGATATTGACAGTATTCAGGAGCAAATTGAACAG CTCAAAATGAATATCAGCTTTTTGAGAGACAAGGATTTTGCTGTAAGTGATGAACACAAGAACATTATGAAAGAACTTGAACTGAAAACGACAGAGGCAACAGAGGCTTCAAACAAGTCTGAAACTGAAGTTGGAAGAAGAGAGAAAATTTGGGGCCAGATAAAAACAG CTGTACACAATCTGGGAAAGAAGATTGGAGTGAACACTACAGAATTTTCGGTCACATTAGGAGGGACAGATGAACCCACTAACCACAACATAATCACATATCTTGGAATAGTTGAACAAAGAGCCAGTGAAATATTGGCTGCATGCTCCTATAGGAAATACCAG GATGCTGAAAGGAGTGAAGATACTTCAACATCAGTTCTGGAATTCTTAGGCGTCTCCCCACCAAAAGCCATGCCAGAGTATGAAGTCCAGCTGCCTTCTACAGG cttgCTTGACAGCGAGGATGAAGAAATGACTGGAGACCACCTAAGACCACTGTCGAAAGCAGAACTACAGCAAAAAGCACTACAATCG ATCCAGATGAAGGAAGATGGATCAAAAGATAAGAATGAAAAAACCATTcatgaaaaaaacagcaacacgAACCGCAGAACCAAAGTGAACTGA
- the LOC121321607 gene encoding coiled-coil domain-containing protein 63-like isoform X1, with protein sequence MGKPNKKDPASKKLVTRRYNNNDADSDNEGETEMLSLKLRYHNLEGNKQAYEKETQEEIRRQRQLIRQLQEEREEISTNLKGASGKNGVTQEHKTTGAIRSLLEKGDDIDAKIAEEKQRHSELDEEIKETQRKLEQNRKAAALKEDTNKKAQRLTAQVAQGNSKFSSLLSANSKLREEIETMRVEKEKFQLLYKKLQKTMEEVRQESRGVLDEATEAYHTREEAQARIIRVNEQQEKDMELYNAEIREMQRELSHAQKVEHFLQEKKKEREPDDNFLEAEKKRETKERERKIEHQIALNKYEEAVEKLNEIIEKGAKKRDMSQRQMSKSDNKNGYEGAAEEERKRLWDLATRRKSTILSPFFKDSAGDGDSERKLRRVIEHRRKSTIMGTTTEDQERLRELMKKALEHQDKLEEKDSLDSDAELFYNVYMEREDMNFALFNYVTEQTSDIDSIQEQIEQLKMNISFLRDKDFAVSDEHKNIMKELELKTTEATEASNKSETEVGRREKIWGQIKTAVHNLGKKIGVNTTEFSVTLGGTDEPTNHNIITYLGIVEQRASEILAACSYRKYQDAERSEDTSTSVLEFLGVSPPKAMPEYEVQLPSTGLLDSEDEEMTGDHLRPLSKAELQQKALQSIQMKEDGSKDKNEKTIHEKNSNTNRRTKVN encoded by the exons GTGAGACTGAAATGCTTTCTCTGAAGCTTCGTTATCATAACCTTGAAGGCAATAAGCAAGCCTATGAGAAAGAAACTCAAGAAGAGATCAGAAGGCAGAG ACAGTTGATTCGACAACTTCAAGAAGAAAGGGAAGAAATTTCAACTAACCTGAAGGGAGCAAGTGGCAAAAATGGTGTAACTCAGGAACACAAAACAACCGGAGCAATACGATCTCTGCTTGAGAAAGGAGATGATATTGATGCCAAAAttgcagaagaaaaacaaaggcaTTCAGAACTTGATGAAGAG ATTAAAGAGACTCAAAGAAAACTTGAACAAAATAGAAAAGCTGCTGCCCTAAAAGAAGACACAAACAAGAAAGCCCAAAGACTTACAGCTCAAGTAGCAcag GGAAATAGCAAGTTCAGCTCTTTGTTATCAGCAAATTCCAAGCTACGGGAAGAAATCGAAACCATGCGGGTGGAGAAAGAAAAGTTTCAGCTTCTGTACAAAAAGCTGCAAAAG ACAATGGAGGAAGTGCGACAAGAATCAAGGGGAGTTCTTGATGAGGCAACTGAAGCTTATCACACAAg AGAAGAGGCTCAGGCTAGAATTATTCGAGTTAATGAACAGCAGGAAAAAGACATGGAGCTGTACAATGCAGAAATaagggagatgcagagagaactAAGCCACGCTCAAAAGGTCGAACATTTCCTCCAGGAGAAGAAAAAGGAACGAGAACCAGATGACAATTTCCTTGAAGCTGAAAAGAAAAGAG AGACCAAGGAGCGAGAACGGAAGATTGAACACCAGATAGCGCTAAATAAGTACGAAGAAGCTGTTGAAAAACTCAACGAAATCATTGAAAAGGGTGCCAAGAAGAGAGATATGAGTCAGCGACAAATGAGCAAATCTGACAACAAAAATGGCTATGAAGGGGCAGCAGAAGAGGAAAGGAAGCGTTTGTGGGATTTAG CTACCAGAAGAAAGTCCACCATATTAAGCCCATTCTTTAAAGACTCTGCTGGAGATGGTGACTCTGAGAGGAAGCTAAGGAGGGTGATTGAACACAGACGGAAATCCACCATAATGGGAACCACAACAGAGGATCAGGAGAGACTAAGAGAGCTAATGAAGAAAGCCTTGGAGCATCAGGATAAACTGGAGGAAAAAGACTCACTGGACTCTGATGCTGAACTATTCTATAATGTGTACATGGAAA GGGAAGACATGAACTTTGCACTTTTTAACTATGTCACAGAGCAGACCAGTGATATTGACAGTATTCAGGAGCAAATTGAACAG CTCAAAATGAATATCAGCTTTTTGAGAGACAAGGATTTTGCTGTAAGTGATGAACACAAGAACATTATGAAAGAACTTGAACTGAAAACGACAGAGGCAACAGAGGCTTCAAACAAGTCTGAAACTGAAGTTGGAAGAAGAGAGAAAATTTGGGGCCAGATAAAAACAG CTGTACACAATCTGGGAAAGAAGATTGGAGTGAACACTACAGAATTTTCGGTCACATTAGGAGGGACAGATGAACCCACTAACCACAACATAATCACATATCTTGGAATAGTTGAACAAAGAGCCAGTGAAATATTGGCTGCATGCTCCTATAGGAAATACCAG GATGCTGAAAGGAGTGAAGATACTTCAACATCAGTTCTGGAATTCTTAGGCGTCTCCCCACCAAAAGCCATGCCAGAGTATGAAGTCCAGCTGCCTTCTACAGG cttgCTTGACAGCGAGGATGAAGAAATGACTGGAGACCACCTAAGACCACTGTCGAAAGCAGAACTACAGCAAAAAGCACTACAATCG ATCCAGATGAAGGAAGATGGATCAAAAGATAAGAATGAAAAAACCATTcatgaaaaaaacagcaacacgAACCGCAGAACCAAAGTGAACTGA